One Parasteatoda tepidariorum isolate YZ-2023 chromosome 1, CAS_Ptep_4.0, whole genome shotgun sequence genomic window, CATGCCTTGttgtatcaaaatatataataattaagcaGCTTAAGTATGAAGTTGactgtaaagaaaatatgattaagTCTTATGtcggaaaaaaaacttgattactTTTTCCGAATAACCTAGTAGTTCAAAGATTCAGATTGGTTTTTCGCATTAATGTTATACAGGCTAAAATAAGGCAAAAATTTCTTATACTGTGGAGCCTcaccgaaattttttattttgaatagctATTTAAACCGTAATCTATTGTTGtctgtttctttctctctttttttacgtacttacaaaatttttatcaatgcaagtaaaataaaatatcgtagTAATCAATCGACCAAAAGTGAGAAACCTTACTGGGCTTGCAAATGAATATAAAACAGTGAAATCAACTAACAATTCACAATTAGATGCAGATTTTTTACAAACGTATTATTCAAAAAGGAAATATCACTATCTGAGATAATAGTGCAagggaattttgaaataaaaaattacatgcaaataggataaaaatgatataaccTATATATAATCCGAATGTTTCAATTACTCTGTAGTAAGTCTGGTCACAATTAACCTACTTTGGTTAGTTGAGATCTTGCTGTACCTTAATGGTTTTTcgcattgctttatttaaaatactgtatTACATTTCTATTTTCATGAGAAGGAtgtattactttaatatttctatCCAACTCATCTTAAATATTCAACTAAACCAACAAGTGAGGAACTAATAACTAATGAGTTGAAGTTAATTCTGAAGaaagcttaattaaatttattgtgctgatactttaaattatttgcatttttttatatttgtaataatttatttatttatttatttttaccttaggTCTGTAAATGAAGAAGTGGAATCTCCATACAAACTGTCATAATTGCACTTATTTTCTCTAcctctttatatttattaaattttacatattaaaaatccaaaaatttagattttttttttagaatttttacattttacatagTGTTATATATCTAGTCttgtttgaattataattacttgTTAACATGTTACtacttaaataaactataattcaCTCTACTAAAAGtgtatgttttctttaaaaacaatccAATTATGTTAACATTCAAACTGGTTTCTACCATTTCAAATAAGTTCTTGTTACAAAACTGTGGTTTACAAAAAATACTGAGTAGTGTTTCATTATTAAAGATATAGATTACGGTTAGTCATTTATAATGAGCAAATACAGATAATCTGACTgatttgggaaataaaaatttaaatgtgcctacagtgtgcaaaataaaaacaaagcacTTGAtaccttttgatctaatgatcagattttcatgtaCCATCCTTaaatacgtttattaatttgtgCTGATGATATTTAAGCAacaaaatcagatacaaaaatgtagtttctctaaatacttttttttatatacaaattccttttttattttttaacttgaccctcaaaatattggGGCTGGCAATTATAGCCCCACTAATTTAGTAGAAGAATTATCAAAAGTTTGATACCttcattgttaatttcactttatgtttgaaactatttaagaaaatcaaaaacattttgtgcacaattaaataaattttttaaccaaaaataattctgtgtaaaaattacatttttaattatttatataaaagtattcGCGATcacaacactcgaatacgccatctggggagagaccggtttcatgcctttagcccttctcccttccctctcctccttttttcagttgtataggaatgtgctacgatattttcccttttcttaatatttttccttttNNNNNNNNNNNNNNNNNNNNNNNNNNNNNNNNNNNNNNNNNNNNNNNNNNNNNNNNNNNNNNNNNNNNNNNNNNNNNNNNNNNNNNNNNNNNNNNNNNNNNNNNNNNNNNNNNNNNNNNNNNNNNNTTACTTCACTGAGAATgatcatttttctaatatattcttGATATGATTTGTGAGATTCTTTTACTGCCCTCAATAGTGTTGTGGTGATCTTCAACACTCCTCCATAATTTCGAATGGTATCTTTGATTAGTCTAAGAGACATAATAGTATTCTCATGGTGACTCACATTAagcattgctttatttatcgaaaaacctCTCTCAGGATCAGAATTCCCATgtggcaaaattaaaacagttttaaataatgtagttaaattcttatattttagattattgcttttttatttatatttagcctataactctaattttttaggaacaccaacaaaattttatcagatttttaggaattttagggTTTGCACATActtttaggaattttatgaattttagggGGAATGCGACCcctgattgaaaaataataaaaagatataaaaaaaattacttttcactttctttaactatcctttataaaatcTTTCGATTCGCTTAAGTAAATCCTGAGATATtggaaaatatacaaaaagtgataaatattaaagaactaAGTTTTCGGTAACTCTCCTgcctatattattaaatatatactataaccTAAAATacctgttattttaaataaatatcttgtaAGGAAAAACTCCTATTATatagggtttttttttccttttgctcatttaaagtaaattttttaaaagtaattttgtatttaattatttttttatttttaatattaaggaaCCAAACTTTCGGCTGTTCTCCTGCCTATtctattgggactatattttccatattgttgcatgttttgaagtttaaaaatccaAAAGCCAGTTCTAGTTAGATTTTCTTAAGAGAAAGCTTTCTTATCTCAATATTCTctattatttgcattaaatttttattcattgaattgGTGCATTTTCTTACATTACAagtcatcattttttttttaaataagtgttttagttataaaaaaaattacacagtgCACctatttgatttacaaactagATTTTGATCACAGGGACAAAACAGAGTGTAAACACCTTCTAGTTCACGTTGCCCATTTGGGTAATATAGAGTTAAATCTTCTGGTTCTGCTCCTCGAAGACAAGTATTTCCGACTCTTCCATTTGGCTTACATTCAGGAATGGAGTAACGTGTCCTACCTGAAAATAATAGACATCTTTtagcttttaaacaaaatctctctttataatattaatgaaataggAGGAAATGGATTAAACTTGTTTAGTTAGggcaaaatattcaatttagcTTGGTATGATTTTTCACAGTCAATCCAAGTTATGTTATTGTAAACTAAATAGCTTTTTATTCTGAGCATAGCTCAAAAAGCGCGTTTAGGAAAATGGAAACAGCTCAAATTGCGTGTTTAACACGTTCATTGCCAGCCAAGTGCAGGTGGTTATACTCTATCTTAAAGACTGGTAAtctataaagataaaatcaaagttaaagtttttttttattttagctgctatttaagttttttctttaataaatactgCGTTATTGTCATCAGAAAACAccatattttctacaaaaatagtTGGATAATATCTTGGATTATGCATCTTGTTATTACTTAAAATGTCTTATTGACACAAACTATCGGGAAAAATTTCGTCACGTGATATTGCATGATGACAAAAGTGAAGGAAATGGGCGCAGCTCAAAATGCAAGCttacgaaaatggacatagctcaaaatgcatgttttagaaaatggacacagctcaaaaagcatgtttaagaaaatggtctCAACTCAAAAAGCATGTATAAGAAATGgatgcttcaaaaaaaaaaatgtgccttTCAATTCAAGTGTTATACTCAAACTTAATAACTGAATAAGAAATTTCACGctaactttttctttactttttttttaactaagcatAATCATTACGGACTAAGTTCCAGGACTTTGGGATTGGAATGTTGAGTATATTAAAGGTATTACTTTGCAACTGATCTCTTCGTATTCAGAATACTAAACgataaaatggtttttagaaatcaatattaaaaatttataagaaccGTGACAACCTTGtaagaacttttaatttgcatagtcttttctaaaaagattaattttaaagaaatttactaaGTTCTGTAGGCAAATGGTTATGccattacgaatttatttgaatctattagtttattttttaaaaaaatttccatacgagaattttgaagaaaaaatatatatgtatattttcattttcttaaatattcattttcaagcctttttttttttaaatacgcattttgagctgcTG contains:
- the LOC107447005 gene encoding astakine isoform X1, whose translation is MGNMMHFTLSIVVSLLFQVCICNTPRECSSKRDCGPNECCVVGRTRYSIPECKPNGRVGNTCLRGAEPEDLTLYYPNGQRELEGVYTLFCPCDQNLVCKSNRCTV